From a region of the Zingiber officinale cultivar Zhangliang chromosome 10B, Zo_v1.1, whole genome shotgun sequence genome:
- the LOC122029046 gene encoding uncharacterized protein LOC122029046: protein MASSTAPEGSGSGSVSVSQASQDCEVLKRKSNDVGWVYGMLIDAKNLDKVKCILCGKVMSGGVYRIKEHVAHIMGNVSTCPKSSKDDQAKCRNAINEGKMKKRNKKIEEESLRSDVNIQKDIDVDEFQESFGAMKPSRTLGPMDKFSSVINPETSLNLAKSKREQNINDALFKERTSLVKEYVCRWAYEAGVSFNVVDRDSFKVMMETVGQFGPGFKPPTRYEMSEPYLKKEVGRIKGLLKTNEEEWKLNGCSIMTDAWSDRKRRSIMNLCVNSRLGTVFLSSKESSNETHTSQLIYEYVEQYIQQVGPENVVQIVTDNASNNMGAAKLLKEKRPTIFWTSCATHSINLMLESIASIPRFKKVIDQAKALTIFIYAHHKTLALMRSYTKKRDIVRPGVTRFASSFLTLQSLSEKKSQLRAMFTSTDWEECKFSKSVKGKTSYTTVLSIGFWTGVSLCLKVFAPLVKVLRIVDADKKPSMDFVYGELLQAKKDIKNALRSVYLFGSNCLNWGH, encoded by the exons ATGGCATCTTCAACTGCTCCCGAGGGTTCGGGTTCGGGCTCAGTTAGTGTTTCTCAAGCTTCTCAAGATTGTGAAGTACTAAAACGAAAATCAAATGATGTTGGATGGGTGTATGGGATGTTAATTGATGCAAAGAACTTGGACAAAGTCAAATGTATTTTATGTGGGAAAGTTATGTCTGGAGGAGTTTACAGAATAAAAGAACACGTAGCACACATAATGGGAAATGTGTCTACATGTCCAAAGTCTTCAAAAGATGATCAAGCTAAGTGTAGGAATGCAATTAATGAGGGAAAgatgaagaagagaaataagaaaaTTGAAGAGGAATCTTTAAGATCGGATGTGAATATTCAAAAAGACATTGATGTGGATGAATTTCAAGAGTCTTTTGGGGCCATGAAGCCATCACGTACCCTTGGTCCTATGGATAAGTTTTCAAGTGTCATTAACCCCGAGACTTCTTTGAACTTAGCAAAGAGCAAGCGGGAACAAAACATCAATGATGCTCTTTTCAAAGAAAGAACAAGTTTGGTTAAAGAATATGTCTGTAGATGGGCATATGAAGCTGGTGTTTCTTTTAATGTTGTTGATAGAGATAGCTTTAAGGTGATGATGGAGACGGTTGGTCAATTTGGGCCAGGGTTTAAACCTCCTACTAGATATGAAATGAGCGAGCCGTATTTGAAGAAAGAGGTTGGCAGGATCAAAGGCTTACTGaagacaaatgaagaagaatgGAAATTGAATGGGTGCTCAATTATGACAGATGCTTGGAGTGATAGAAAAAGGAGGTCAATTATGAACTTGTGTGTCAATTCTAGATTAGGCACCGTTTTTCTTTCCTCTAAAGAATCTTCAAATGAAACTCATACAAGTCAACTAATTTATGAGTATGTAGAGCAATACATTCAACAGGTTGGTCCAGAAAATGTTGTTCAAATAGTAACTGATAATGCCTCAAATAACATGGGAGCTGCAAAGTTGTTGAAGGAGAAGAGGCCAACAATCTTTTGGACCTCATGTGCTACTCATTCTATAAATCTTATGCTTGAAAGCATTGCAAGTATACCAAGGTTCAAGAAAGTCATTGATCAAGCCAAGGCATTaactatatttatttatgctcaccataagacCTTGGCATTGATGAGATcatatacaaagaagagagatatTGTGAGACCAGGGGTGACTAGATTTGCTTCATCATTTCTAACTTTGCAAAGTTTATCTGAGAAAAAAAGTCAATTAAGGGCAATGTTTACTAGTACTGATTGGGAAGAATGCAAATTTTCCAAGAGTGTTAAAGGGAAAACATCTTACACAACAGTGTTGAGTATTGGATTTTGGACTGGTGTGTCATTGTGCTTGAAGGTTTTTGCACCTTTGGTGAAGGTACTTCGAATTGTTGATGCCGATAAGAAACCATCTATGGATTTTGTGTATGGTGAGCTTCTGCAAGCTAAGAAAGATATTAAGAATGCTCTAA GATCCGTTTATTTATTTGGATCAAACTGTCTCAATTGGGGTCATTGA